The window GTAGGCGCCGGCTGCCAGCCTGCGCGTGGTGTCTCGAACCGTTTGAAGGGGTGAGAGAATTCGCCGGGTTACGAATCCACTCACAACAGTGGCTGCAAGTGCGGCGATCGCCAGCGAGATGAGCAGGGCTCGTCGAAGGGAGCTGTCGAACGCCTGCTGAAGGCCAATATCGATTGCCGGTGTGAGGAAGCCCGCCGACGAATCACCCATCATGCTGCCGTCCATCATCATGTTGGTGCCCGTCATCATCGCGTTCATGAGTTCGACGTCGCTCTCGAAGAACGACGGGGCCAGCAGCTCGGAAATCGCCACGAGCGTTGCGGCGCCCACCAAGAGGACGAGGATCTGGGCGGTCAGCATGCGTGACCACAGGCTTCCGAAATGCCTGGTCACGATTCCACCCCGATGAATTTGTAGCCGACTCCGCGGGCCGTGGCGATGAAACGCGGTTCGAGTGGGTCGTCGTCTAGCACTTTGCGGAGATTGGAGATGTGGACGTCAACCACCCGATCGACGCCCACATAGTCCCATCCCCATACCCGTTCCATGAGTTGGTCACGGGAGAAGACACGCCGGGGAGCCTGGGCCAGCGCGATCAGCAGATCGAATTCGAGGGCACTGAGGTCGAGCAACCGCCCGTCAAGGTGGATCTCACGGGTCCCGAGGTCAATGACCAGTCCTTCGAACTGCAGCACCTCTGAGGAGCGGGAATCCTGGACGGCAGTTGCGCGTCTCAGAACTGCCCCGATCCGGGCGACGAGTTCCCGGGGAGAAAACGGCTTGGTCACGTAGTCGTCGGCTCCAACGGTGAGACCGACCACGCGATCAACCT is drawn from Acidimicrobiia bacterium and contains these coding sequences:
- a CDS encoding response regulator transcription factor, yielding MSRRVLIIDDEQDLRTMLSSYLKADGFEVLEAAAGIDGLSLAAGKEPDLVVLDVGLPDIDGFEVLRRLRALSAVPVIMLTARSEEVDRVVGLTVGADDYVTKPFSPRELVARIGAVLRRATAVQDSRSSEVLQFEGLVIDLGTREIHLDGRLLDLSALEFDLLIALAQAPRRVFSRDQLMERVWGWDYVGVDRVVDVHISNLRKVLDDDPLEPRFIATARGVGYKFIGVES